The following proteins are encoded in a genomic region of Pseudomonas sp. Os17:
- a CDS encoding 5-formyltetrahydrofolate cyclo-ligase has protein sequence MTEPAPLSRPQLRRMLRKARRALTPAQQRQAARDLYRQLAQNPVFRRARHLSLYLPTDGEIDPRLLLRAAQRRGKATYLPVLSAWPRTKMVFQRIRPGEKLRPNRFRILEPRINAARQRKVWALDLVLLPLVGFDEEGGRLGMGGGFYDRSLAYLARRQNWRKPTLLGLAHECQKVARLDQASWDVPLQGTVTDQGWYCAR, from the coding sequence ATGACCGAACCTGCGCCGCTTTCCCGCCCGCAACTTCGACGCATGCTGCGTAAAGCCCGTCGTGCCCTCACACCAGCCCAGCAACGCCAGGCCGCCCGTGACCTGTACCGCCAACTGGCGCAGAACCCGGTGTTTCGTCGGGCCCGACACCTGTCCCTGTATTTGCCCACCGATGGCGAAATCGATCCGCGCCTGCTGCTGCGTGCCGCCCAACGCCGGGGCAAGGCCACCTACTTGCCTGTGCTCAGTGCCTGGCCACGAACCAAGATGGTGTTCCAGCGCATCCGCCCCGGAGAAAAACTGCGCCCCAACCGCTTTCGCATTCTCGAACCGCGGATCAACGCCGCACGCCAGCGCAAGGTCTGGGCACTGGATCTGGTGCTGCTGCCCCTGGTGGGATTCGATGAAGAGGGAGGTCGCCTGGGAATGGGCGGTGGCTTCTACGACCGCAGCCTGGCGTACCTGGCGCGCCGCCAGAACTGGCGCAAGCCGACACTGCTGGGCCTGGCTCATGAGTGCCAGAAAGTCGCGAGACTCGATCAGGCCAGCTGGGATGTGCCGCTGCAAGGCACCGTGACGGATCAGGGATGGTACTGCGCCCGATAG
- a CDS encoding HlyD family secretion protein codes for MSTNHRSSRIFAVSLLILLLAAGGFGYWKSLQDRLPEGLSMGNGRLEATEVQIASKIPGRLAEVRVNEGDKVLQGQLLARMDTRTLEAQRNQAEAEVLRARENLSAAEANVQLRQSEQLLANQELKRSQELFRRGFASQQLIDQQQARLTTGNAAVLAAQAQVAAVKAAIGAAQAQVAQLTSEIDDSSLRAPIDGIIQLRLAEPGEVLGAGGRVLLLIDPNDQYMNLYLPASVTGRLTVGDESRILLDALPNQPLPAKISFVAAKSQFTPKEVETRDERQKLVFRVKVRLTQPAAVPQAKPGMPGAGYVRTAPVDWPANLK; via the coding sequence ATGTCGACGAACCACCGTTCTTCCCGCATTTTCGCTGTTTCCCTCTTGATTCTGTTGCTCGCCGCCGGTGGCTTCGGCTACTGGAAGTCCCTCCAGGATCGCCTGCCGGAAGGCCTGAGCATGGGCAATGGCCGCCTTGAGGCCACCGAGGTGCAGATCGCCAGCAAGATCCCCGGACGCCTGGCGGAAGTGCGTGTCAACGAAGGCGACAAAGTGCTCCAGGGGCAACTGCTGGCCCGCATGGATACCCGCACCCTGGAGGCACAGCGCAACCAGGCCGAGGCCGAGGTGCTGCGGGCGCGGGAAAACCTGTCGGCCGCCGAAGCCAACGTCCAGTTGCGCCAGAGCGAACAACTGCTGGCCAACCAGGAGCTCAAGCGTTCCCAGGAACTGTTCCGCCGCGGCTTCGCCAGCCAGCAACTCATCGACCAGCAGCAAGCCCGCCTGACCACCGGCAACGCAGCGGTGCTAGCCGCCCAGGCCCAGGTCGCGGCGGTCAAGGCCGCCATTGGCGCCGCTCAGGCCCAGGTGGCCCAGCTCACCAGCGAGATTGACGACAGCAGCCTGCGGGCGCCCATCGACGGCATCATTCAGTTGCGCCTGGCCGAGCCCGGCGAAGTCCTGGGTGCGGGTGGCCGGGTGCTGCTGCTGATCGACCCCAACGATCAATACATGAACCTCTATCTGCCGGCCTCGGTGACCGGTCGCCTGACCGTTGGCGATGAGTCGCGAATCCTCCTCGACGCCCTGCCCAACCAGCCACTGCCGGCGAAGATCAGCTTCGTCGCCGCCAAGTCCCAGTTCACCCCCAAAGAAGTGGAAACCCGGGACGAGCGCCAGAAGCTGGTGTTTCGGGTCAAGGTGCGCCTGACTCAACCTGCCGCCGTGCCCCAGGCCAAACCGGGAATGCCCGGTGCCGGCTATGTGCGCACGGCTCCCGTGGACTGGCCGGCCAACCTGAAATGA
- a CDS encoding gamma-glutamylcyclotransferase: MTALESSYLNLAYPPRLDLGPQLTHEQLRSSMQSTMARHKGGPVWLFAYGSLIWRPECSAVERMRGRVHGYHRGLYLWSHEHRGTPEMPGLVFGLDRGGSCSGFAYRLPEEHLDASLYALWQREMPYPSYRPHWLNCRLEDGSQVQALGFVLERHLPSYAGNLPDHVLSQVFESACGRYGTTRDYVEQTVQALRSHAMPDRNLEARLKRCKSVAAH, encoded by the coding sequence ATGACAGCCCTTGAATCCAGTTATCTGAATCTGGCTTACCCTCCGCGGCTCGATCTGGGGCCGCAGCTGACCCACGAACAACTTCGCAGCTCCATGCAATCCACCATGGCCCGGCACAAGGGTGGTCCGGTCTGGCTGTTCGCCTACGGTTCATTGATCTGGCGCCCGGAGTGTTCGGCGGTCGAGCGCATGCGCGGACGGGTGCACGGCTATCATCGCGGTCTGTATCTATGGTCACACGAGCATCGCGGCACGCCGGAAATGCCGGGCTTGGTGTTCGGCCTGGATCGTGGCGGCTCCTGCAGCGGCTTCGCCTACCGCCTGCCGGAGGAGCATCTGGACGCCTCGCTGTATGCCCTGTGGCAACGTGAAATGCCTTATCCCTCTTACCGTCCGCACTGGCTCAACTGCCGTCTTGAGGATGGCAGCCAGGTCCAGGCCCTGGGATTCGTGCTGGAGCGGCACCTGCCCAGCTATGCCGGCAACCTGCCGGATCATGTGCTGAGCCAGGTGTTCGAGAGCGCTTGCGGGCGTTATGGCACCACCCGCGATTATGTCGAGCAAACGGTCCAGGCCCTGCGCAGCCACGCCATGCCGGATCGCAATCTGGAGGCACGGCTCAAGCGCTGCAAGAGCGTTGCGGCCCATTGA
- a CDS encoding flagellar basal body-associated protein FliL codes for MKAWIMLLLALSLPMAAMAEEAKEGEAPKVSYISLSPPFVGNYGLDGGPKLKVYKADVALRVTGDASAQAVKANEPLIRNQLVALFAQQTTETMNNVEAKEKLRQEALKQVQQVMSDETGKPVVEDLLFNNLIIQ; via the coding sequence GTGAAAGCGTGGATCATGTTGCTGCTGGCCCTCTCTCTGCCGATGGCAGCGATGGCCGAAGAGGCCAAAGAAGGTGAAGCACCGAAAGTCAGCTACATCAGCCTGAGCCCGCCCTTTGTCGGCAACTACGGCCTGGATGGCGGCCCGAAGCTCAAGGTCTACAAGGCTGACGTGGCCCTGCGAGTGACCGGCGATGCCTCGGCCCAGGCGGTCAAGGCCAATGAGCCGCTGATTCGCAATCAGCTGGTGGCGCTGTTTGCCCAGCAGACCACCGAGACCATGAACAACGTCGAGGCCAAGGAAAAGCTGCGCCAGGAAGCCCTCAAGCAGGTGCAGCAAGTGATGAGCGACGAAACCGGCAAACCGGTAGTGGAAGACCTGTTGTTCAACAACCTGATCATCCAGTAA
- the rbbA gene encoding ribosome-associated ATPase/putative transporter RbbA, which translates to MSGLALQASGIGHRYGSQQALIDISFNLPAGTRCGLIGPDGAGKSSLLGLIAGVKKLQQGELEVLGGAISQRRHRRSLYPRIAFMPQGLGGNLYPDLSISENIRFFATLFGLPRDECEQRMHSLLLATDLLRFAERPAGKLSGGMKQKLGLCCALIHEPDLLILDEPTTGVDPLSRRRFWELVEDVRQQRPQLTLLVATAYMEEAEQFEHCLMLDKGRMIAQGLSQELAKVTASGKLDDAFTHFQGDTGHDNQPLVIPLRSGDNHDIAIEAHELTLRFGDFTAVNKVSFAIGRGEIFGFLGSNGCGKTTTMKVLTGLMPATEGSAKLLGNPVDAKDLATRKRVGFMSQSFSLYGELSVRQNLDLHARLFDLPPAESGPRIEELIQRFDLGAIAEQQSGALPLGLRQRLSLAVAVLHRPEVLILDEPTSGVDPAARDDFWRLLIELSREQGVTIFLSTHFMNEAQRCDRISLMHAGKVLACDTPATLQQQFAGDTLEAAFVRCLEDAQGAADAAPAPPPAVASSHAIAPPRSGLSLARLLAVATREGKELLRDKVRLGFALLGAIFMMVIFGYGISLDVEKLAFAVYDQDQTPQSRAYLEAFRSSRYFEEKPSIRSAPELHRRLQRSEIKLALEIPPGFGRDLYAGRQPTVAAWLDGGMPFRAETSRNYVEAVHQANLELLAEHSSPALNSRPAAKLETRFRYNQDVVSVNAIGPGVMALILAFIPAMLTALGIVREKELGSITNFYATPLTRLEFLLGKQAPYLVVSLINLGLLVAMNRWLFGVPFKGSGLTLALGGVLYVLATTSMGLLISAFTRTQIAAILGTMIITSLPTIQFSGLIVPRSSLEGAAAIMGQLFPAGHFLDIAVGTFTKALDLRELWPQCLALIGFFLGFTGLSLVMLKKQEV; encoded by the coding sequence ATGAGCGGCCTGGCGCTGCAGGCAAGCGGCATTGGCCATCGCTACGGCTCACAGCAGGCCCTGATCGATATCAGCTTCAACCTGCCGGCGGGCACCCGCTGCGGCTTGATCGGGCCGGACGGCGCCGGCAAGTCAAGCCTTCTGGGCTTGATCGCCGGGGTCAAGAAGCTCCAGCAGGGCGAGCTTGAAGTGCTCGGCGGGGCCATTTCCCAGCGCCGCCACCGCCGCAGCCTTTATCCGCGCATCGCCTTCATGCCCCAGGGCCTGGGGGGCAACCTGTACCCCGACCTGTCCATCAGCGAAAACATCCGTTTCTTCGCCACCCTGTTCGGCCTGCCCCGTGACGAATGCGAACAGCGCATGCACAGCCTGCTGCTGGCCACCGACCTGCTGCGCTTTGCCGAGCGCCCGGCGGGCAAGCTGTCCGGCGGGATGAAACAGAAACTCGGCCTGTGCTGCGCGTTGATCCACGAACCGGACCTGCTGATTCTCGACGAGCCCACCACCGGGGTTGACCCGTTGTCCCGGCGGCGCTTCTGGGAACTGGTGGAAGATGTGCGCCAGCAGCGTCCGCAACTGACCCTGCTGGTGGCCACCGCCTACATGGAGGAAGCCGAGCAGTTCGAACACTGCCTGATGCTCGACAAGGGCCGGATGATTGCCCAGGGCCTGAGCCAGGAACTGGCGAAAGTGACGGCCAGCGGCAAGCTGGATGACGCCTTCACCCACTTCCAGGGCGACACGGGCCACGACAATCAGCCGCTGGTCATTCCGCTCCGCTCCGGCGACAACCACGACATCGCCATCGAGGCCCACGAACTGACCCTGCGCTTTGGCGACTTCACCGCGGTCAACAAAGTCAGCTTCGCCATCGGGCGCGGGGAGATATTCGGCTTCCTCGGCTCCAACGGCTGCGGCAAGACCACCACCATGAAGGTCCTCACCGGACTGATGCCCGCCACCGAAGGCAGCGCCAAACTGCTGGGCAACCCGGTGGACGCCAAGGACCTGGCCACCCGCAAACGGGTCGGCTTCATGTCCCAGAGCTTTTCCCTGTACGGCGAGCTCAGCGTGCGCCAGAACCTGGACCTGCACGCCCGCCTGTTCGACTTGCCACCGGCGGAAAGCGGCCCGCGCATCGAGGAACTGATCCAGCGCTTCGATCTCGGGGCGATTGCCGAGCAACAGTCCGGCGCCCTTCCCCTGGGCCTGCGCCAGCGCCTGTCCCTGGCAGTGGCGGTGCTGCACCGGCCGGAAGTGCTGATCCTCGACGAGCCCACTTCCGGGGTCGACCCGGCCGCCCGTGATGACTTCTGGCGCCTGCTGATCGAGCTGTCCCGGGAACAGGGCGTGACCATCTTCCTCTCCACTCACTTCATGAACGAAGCCCAGCGCTGCGACCGCATTTCGTTGATGCACGCCGGCAAGGTACTGGCCTGCGACACGCCCGCGACGCTGCAACAGCAGTTTGCCGGCGACACCCTGGAAGCCGCCTTCGTCCGCTGCCTGGAAGACGCCCAAGGAGCCGCGGATGCAGCGCCAGCGCCGCCTCCGGCGGTTGCCTCGAGCCACGCCATCGCCCCTCCGCGCTCGGGCCTGAGCCTGGCCCGGCTGCTGGCGGTGGCCACCCGCGAAGGCAAGGAACTGCTGCGGGACAAAGTACGCCTGGGCTTCGCCCTGCTGGGGGCGATCTTCATGATGGTGATCTTCGGCTACGGCATTTCCCTGGACGTGGAGAAGCTGGCCTTCGCCGTCTACGACCAGGACCAGACACCGCAAAGCCGCGCCTATCTGGAGGCTTTTCGCAGCTCACGCTACTTCGAGGAAAAACCGAGCATCCGCAGCGCCCCTGAACTGCACCGGCGCCTGCAGCGTTCGGAGATCAAGCTGGCCCTGGAAATCCCTCCCGGCTTTGGCCGCGATCTGTATGCCGGGCGCCAACCGACAGTGGCCGCCTGGCTGGACGGCGGCATGCCGTTTCGCGCGGAAACCAGCCGCAACTATGTCGAGGCGGTCCACCAGGCCAACCTCGAACTGCTGGCTGAACACAGCAGCCCGGCACTGAACTCAAGACCTGCCGCCAAGCTGGAAACGCGCTTTCGCTACAACCAGGACGTGGTCAGCGTGAACGCCATCGGGCCCGGGGTCATGGCGCTGATCCTGGCGTTCATTCCGGCCATGCTCACCGCCCTGGGCATCGTGCGCGAGAAGGAACTGGGCTCGATCACCAACTTCTATGCCACGCCCCTGACCCGCCTGGAATTTCTCCTGGGCAAGCAGGCGCCCTACCTGGTGGTGAGCCTGATCAACCTGGGCTTGCTGGTGGCCATGAACCGCTGGCTGTTCGGCGTACCCTTCAAGGGCAGCGGCCTGACCCTGGCCCTGGGCGGGGTGCTCTACGTGCTGGCCACCACCAGCATGGGCCTGCTGATCTCGGCCTTCACCCGCACCCAGATCGCGGCAATCCTCGGCACCATGATCATCACCAGCCTGCCGACCATCCAGTTCTCCGGCTTGATCGTGCCGCGCTCGTCCCTGGAAGGAGCGGCGGCGATCATGGGCCAGCTGTTCCCCGCCGGGCACTTCCTCGACATTGCCGTCGGCACCTTCACCAAGGCCCTGGACCTGCGTGAGCTCTGGCCTCAATGCCTGGCCCTGATCGGGTTCTTCCTTGGCTTCACCGGGCTCAGCCTGGTCATGTTGAAAAAGCAGGAGGTCTGA
- a CDS encoding NADPH:quinone oxidoreductase family protein, with the protein MKAVLCKAFGPAETLVLEEVASPVPKKNEILLDVHAAGVNFPDTLIIEGKYQFKPPFPFSPGGEAAGVVSAVGEKISHLKVGDRVMALTGWGSFAEQVAVPGYNVLPIPAAMDFNTAAAFSMTYGTSMHALKQRGNLQPGETLLVLGASGGVGLAAVEIGKAMGARVIAAASSAQKLAVAKAAGADELINYSESSLKDEIKRLTDGNGADVIYDPVGGDLFDQAVRSIAWNGRLLVVGFASGRIPELPVNLALLKGAAVVGVFWGSFAQRQPQDNAANFQQLFGWFAEGKLKPLVSQVYPLTAAARAIDDLGQRKAVGKVVVQVR; encoded by the coding sequence ATGAAAGCCGTGCTGTGCAAAGCCTTCGGCCCCGCCGAAACGCTGGTGCTGGAAGAGGTCGCAAGTCCCGTGCCGAAGAAGAACGAGATCCTCCTGGACGTGCATGCCGCTGGGGTGAATTTTCCGGACACCCTGATCATCGAGGGCAAATACCAGTTCAAGCCCCCCTTCCCCTTCTCCCCGGGTGGCGAGGCGGCCGGGGTCGTCAGCGCGGTGGGCGAGAAGATCAGCCATCTCAAGGTCGGTGACCGGGTCATGGCCCTGACCGGCTGGGGCAGCTTTGCCGAACAGGTGGCGGTGCCGGGCTACAACGTGCTGCCGATTCCCGCCGCCATGGACTTCAACACCGCCGCCGCGTTCAGCATGACCTACGGCACCTCGATGCATGCCCTCAAGCAGCGCGGCAACCTGCAGCCCGGTGAAACCCTGCTGGTGCTCGGCGCCTCGGGCGGAGTCGGACTGGCGGCGGTGGAAATCGGCAAGGCCATGGGCGCCCGGGTGATCGCTGCCGCCAGCAGCGCGCAAAAGCTCGCCGTGGCCAAGGCCGCCGGTGCCGATGAGCTGATCAACTACAGCGAAAGCAGCCTGAAGGACGAGATCAAGCGCCTGACCGATGGCAACGGCGCCGACGTGATCTACGACCCGGTGGGCGGCGACCTGTTCGATCAGGCCGTTCGTTCCATCGCCTGGAACGGTCGCCTGCTGGTGGTGGGCTTTGCCAGCGGACGCATTCCCGAATTGCCGGTGAACCTGGCGCTGCTCAAGGGCGCGGCGGTGGTGGGCGTGTTCTGGGGCTCCTTCGCTCAGCGCCAGCCTCAGGACAACGCGGCGAACTTCCAGCAGTTGTTCGGCTGGTTCGCCGAAGGCAAGCTCAAGCCGCTGGTGTCCCAGGTCTATCCTCTGACGGCAGCCGCCCGGGCCATCGATGATCTGGGGCAGCGCAAGGCAGTGGGCAAAGTGGTGGTGCAGGTCCGCTGA
- a CDS encoding ABC transporter permease yields MNRLAHILRLGLKELTSLRHDSVLLLFLMYAFTVAIYMPAAGSVIGVHNASVALVDEDHSALSRQLAEALQPPEFQAPVSLPYNRLDEVMDSGQYTFVINIPANFQSDLLAGRQPAVQVNVDATAMSQAFMGAGYIGRIFQRELLSYANQADAASKAPALLTTRALFNTNLEGGWFLAVIQIVNNITILAIVLTGTALLREREHGTLDHLLVLPLTALEIMLAKVWSNMLVVVLCTWISLEVIVKGVLGVPLAGSMALFLMVTALYLFASTALGIFLATLARSTPQFGLLAIPVIIPMLLLSGGSTPLDSMPQWLQWVMQGSPSTHFVSLSAAILFRDAGVSVVWPDLLALATIGLVFFAIALARFRKSLAS; encoded by the coding sequence ATGAACCGGCTCGCCCATATCCTGCGCCTGGGTCTCAAGGAGCTCACCAGCCTGCGCCACGACAGCGTCCTGCTGCTGTTCTTGATGTATGCCTTCACCGTGGCCATCTACATGCCCGCCGCCGGCTCGGTGATCGGGGTGCACAATGCCAGCGTGGCGCTGGTGGACGAGGACCACAGCGCACTGTCGCGACAGCTGGCCGAAGCCCTGCAGCCACCGGAGTTCCAGGCCCCGGTGTCGCTGCCCTACAACCGACTGGACGAAGTGATGGACAGCGGCCAGTACACCTTCGTGATCAACATTCCCGCCAACTTCCAGAGTGACCTGCTGGCCGGCCGCCAGCCGGCGGTGCAGGTCAACGTCGACGCCACCGCCATGAGCCAGGCGTTCATGGGCGCCGGCTACATCGGTCGGATCTTCCAGCGCGAGCTGCTCAGCTATGCCAATCAGGCGGATGCCGCAAGCAAGGCCCCGGCCCTGCTGACCACCCGCGCCCTGTTCAACACCAATCTGGAAGGCGGCTGGTTCCTGGCGGTGATCCAGATCGTCAACAACATCACCATCCTGGCCATCGTGCTCACCGGCACCGCGCTGCTGCGCGAACGCGAGCACGGCACCCTCGATCATCTGCTGGTGCTGCCGCTGACGGCGCTGGAAATCATGCTGGCGAAGGTCTGGAGCAACATGCTGGTGGTGGTGCTGTGCACCTGGATATCGCTGGAGGTGATCGTCAAGGGCGTGCTGGGGGTGCCTCTGGCGGGCTCGATGGCGCTGTTCCTGATGGTCACGGCGCTGTATCTGTTCGCCAGCACCGCTTTGGGCATCTTCCTCGCCACCCTGGCCCGTTCGACCCCGCAATTCGGCCTGCTGGCGATCCCGGTGATCATCCCGATGCTGCTGCTGTCCGGCGGCAGCACACCGCTGGACAGCATGCCGCAGTGGCTGCAGTGGGTGATGCAGGGCTCGCCATCCACGCACTTCGTCAGCCTCAGCGCGGCGATCCTGTTTCGTGATGCGGGCGTCAGTGTGGTCTGGCCCGACCTGCTGGCCCTGGCGACAATCGGGCTGGTGTTCTTCGCCATCGCCCTGGCGCGCTTTCGCAAGAGCCTGGCCTCGTGA
- a CDS encoding CDP-6-deoxy-delta-3,4-glucoseen reductase codes for MRVTLQPSGAVLETLPGERILDAARRLGYECPQSCRNGNCHVCAALLVEGSVQQAGDVRDHGEFYTCIAEPLEDCIVLWDGVLALGELPVRSLSCQLTECLEVGGDVWRVRLRAPAGKPPRYHAGQYLMLERDNGEKSAFSLASAPHCGRDLELHVLVRENSAQSLMQQLQRERMARIEMPFGDTHLAELPDGPLVLIAAGTGMAQMHSLIEHCRAKGFKHPVHLYWGVRRPEDFYQLEHWDEWQQLPNLYLHKVVSDLCGWEGRCGMLHEAVCEDITDLSSVHVYASGSPAMIYATLDALVNAGMDAHQMRADVFAYAPRP; via the coding sequence ATGCGTGTAACCTTGCAGCCCTCCGGAGCAGTGCTTGAGACGCTGCCCGGCGAGCGGATTCTCGATGCGGCGCGGCGCCTGGGCTATGAATGCCCGCAAAGCTGTCGCAATGGCAACTGTCATGTGTGTGCCGCGCTGCTGGTGGAGGGCAGCGTGCAGCAAGCCGGCGATGTGCGTGATCACGGCGAGTTCTACACTTGCATTGCAGAGCCGCTGGAAGACTGCATCGTGCTGTGGGATGGCGTCCTTGCGCTGGGAGAGTTGCCGGTGCGCAGCCTGTCGTGTCAGCTCACTGAATGCCTGGAAGTCGGCGGCGATGTCTGGCGGGTCAGGCTGCGAGCGCCGGCCGGCAAGCCACCGCGCTATCACGCGGGCCAGTACCTGATGCTGGAGCGCGATAACGGCGAGAAGTCGGCGTTCTCCCTGGCTTCGGCGCCCCATTGCGGGCGGGATCTGGAGTTGCACGTACTGGTGCGCGAAAACAGTGCGCAAAGCCTGATGCAGCAGTTGCAACGCGAGCGCATGGCGCGGATCGAGATGCCGTTCGGCGATACCCACCTGGCCGAGCTGCCGGACGGTCCGCTGGTGCTGATCGCCGCCGGGACCGGCATGGCGCAGATGCACAGCCTGATCGAGCACTGCCGGGCCAAGGGCTTCAAGCACCCGGTGCATCTGTATTGGGGCGTGCGCCGGCCGGAAGACTTCTACCAGCTGGAACACTGGGATGAATGGCAGCAGTTGCCCAACCTGTACCTGCACAAGGTGGTCAGCGACCTGTGCGGCTGGGAGGGACGCTGCGGCATGCTGCACGAGGCGGTGTGCGAGGACATCACCGACCTGTCCTCGGTGCATGTTTATGCCAGCGGCTCGCCGGCCATGATCTACGCCACCCTGGACGCACTGGTGAATGCCGGGATGGACGCCCATCAGATGCGGGCCGACGTGTTCGCCTACGCTCCGCGCCCCTGA
- the ubiD gene encoding 4-hydroxy-3-polyprenylbenzoate decarboxylase: protein MQYRDLRDFISGLEQRSELKRIQVPVSPVLEMTEVCDRTLRAKGPALLFENPTGYDIPVLGNLFGTPERVALGMGAEAVSELREIGKLLAFLKEPEPPKGLKDAWSKLPIFRKIISMAPKVVKDAVCQEVVIEGDDVDLGMLPVQTCWPGDVGPLITWGLTVTKGPNKDRQNLGIYRQQVIGRNKVIMRWLSHRGGALDYREWCEKHPGKPFPVSVALGADPATILGAVTPVPDSLSEYAFAGLLRGNRTELVKCRGNDLQVPATAEIILEGVIHPGEMADEGPYGDHTGYYNEVDSFPVFTVERITHRTKPIYHSTYTGRPPDEPAILGVALNEVFVPILQKQFPEITDFYLPPEGCSYRMAVVTMKKQYPGHAKRVMLGVWSFLRQFMYTKFVIVTDDDINARDWNDVIWAITTRMDPKRDTVMIDNTPIDYLDFASPVSGLGSKMGLDATHKWPGETTREWGRVIVKDEAVTRRIDAIWNQLGID from the coding sequence ATGCAGTATCGCGACTTGCGCGACTTTATCAGCGGCCTGGAACAGCGCTCGGAACTCAAGCGCATCCAGGTCCCGGTGTCCCCTGTGCTGGAAATGACCGAGGTCTGCGATCGCACCTTGCGTGCCAAAGGCCCGGCCCTGCTGTTTGAAAACCCCACCGGTTATGACATTCCCGTGCTCGGCAACCTGTTCGGCACCCCCGAGCGCGTGGCCCTGGGGATGGGCGCCGAAGCCGTCAGCGAACTGCGGGAAATCGGCAAGCTGCTGGCCTTCCTCAAGGAGCCCGAACCGCCCAAGGGGCTCAAGGACGCCTGGTCCAAGCTGCCGATCTTCCGCAAGATCATTTCCATGGCGCCCAAGGTGGTCAAGGACGCGGTGTGCCAGGAAGTGGTGATCGAGGGCGACGACGTCGACCTGGGCATGCTGCCGGTGCAGACCTGCTGGCCCGGCGACGTCGGGCCGCTGATCACTTGGGGCCTGACGGTGACCAAGGGGCCGAACAAGGACCGACAGAACCTGGGCATCTATCGTCAGCAGGTGATCGGCCGCAACAAGGTGATCATGCGCTGGTTGAGCCACCGTGGCGGCGCGCTGGATTACCGCGAATGGTGCGAGAAGCACCCGGGCAAGCCGTTCCCGGTGTCCGTGGCCCTGGGCGCGGATCCGGCAACCATTCTCGGCGCGGTGACCCCGGTGCCGGACAGCCTCTCCGAATACGCCTTCGCCGGCCTGCTGCGGGGCAACCGCACCGAGCTGGTGAAGTGCCGCGGCAACGACCTGCAAGTGCCGGCCACTGCCGAAATCATTCTTGAGGGGGTGATCCATCCCGGCGAGATGGCCGATGAAGGTCCCTATGGCGACCACACGGGTTATTACAACGAGGTCGACAGCTTCCCGGTGTTCACCGTGGAGCGCATCACCCATCGCACCAAGCCGATCTACCACAGCACCTACACCGGCCGACCACCGGATGAGCCGGCGATCCTTGGCGTGGCGTTGAACGAAGTGTTTGTGCCGATCCTGCAGAAGCAGTTCCCGGAGATCACCGACTTCTACCTGCCGCCCGAAGGCTGCTCCTACCGCATGGCGGTGGTGACCATGAAGAAGCAGTACCCGGGCCACGCCAAGCGCGTGATGCTGGGTGTCTGGTCGTTTTTGCGACAGTTCATGTACACCAAGTTCGTTATCGTCACCGACGACGATATCAATGCCCGGGACTGGAACGACGTGATCTGGGCCATCACCACGCGCATGGACCCCAAGCGCGACACGGTCATGATCGACAACACCCCGATCGACTACCTCGACTTCGCCTCGCCGGTGTCCGGCCTGGGTTCGAAGATGGGGCTCGACGCCACTCACAAGTGGCCCGGAGAAACCACCCGAGAGTGGGGCCGGGTCATTGTCAAGGATGAGGCGGTCACCCGCCGGATCGATGCCATCTGGAATCAGTTAGGAATAGATTGA
- a CDS encoding EVE domain-containing protein, which yields MAYWLMKSEPDELSILGLQQLGQARWDGVRNYQARNFLRTMTVGDEFFFYHSSCPEPGIAGIGRIIKTAYPDPTALEPDSHYFDPKASAEKNAWSAIDVAHVQTFDKVLRLDYLKQQAALAEMPLVQKGSRLSVMPVTAEQWAAVLALL from the coding sequence ATGGCCTATTGGCTGATGAAATCCGAGCCGGACGAACTCTCGATCCTCGGCCTGCAGCAGCTAGGCCAAGCCCGTTGGGATGGCGTACGCAACTATCAGGCGCGCAATTTTCTGCGCACCATGACCGTCGGTGATGAGTTCTTTTTCTATCACTCCAGTTGCCCGGAACCCGGCATCGCCGGCATCGGCCGGATCATCAAGACGGCCTACCCGGACCCGACCGCCCTGGAACCGGACAGCCACTACTTCGACCCCAAGGCCAGCGCCGAAAAAAATGCCTGGAGCGCAATCGACGTGGCCCACGTGCAGACCTTCGACAAGGTCCTGCGCCTGGACTACCTTAAGCAGCAGGCCGCCCTCGCCGAGATGCCCCTGGTGCAAAAGGGCAGCCGCCTGTCGGTGATGCCGGTCACCGCCGAGCAATGGGCTGCCGTCCTCGCCTTGCTCTGA